In Strigops habroptila isolate Jane chromosome 7, bStrHab1.2.pri, whole genome shotgun sequence, the following are encoded in one genomic region:
- the JCHAIN gene encoding immunoglobulin J chain, which yields MKSSLLLCVALAISLGLVLVAGFPYDPEDEEYVVVNNKCQCVTVTSKFVPSEENPGKEILQRNIRILVPLKARENISDPLSPLRTTFVYRMTDLCKKCDPVEIELGGEIYKAQQSTSCDESETCYTYNRDKCYTSSFPFLYHGETKNLQAVLTPASCYAD from the exons ATGAAGAGCTCTTTGTTGCTGTGTGTGGCCTTGGCTATCTCCCTGGGGCTCGTCCTGGTGGCAG GTTTTCCATATGATCCTGAGGACGAGGAGTACGTGGTGGTCAATAACAAGTGTCAGTGTGTAACAGTGACCTCAAAGTTCGTCCCCTCCGAAGAAAATCCTGGTAAAGAAATCCTACAGAGAAACATACGCATCCT aGTCCCCCTGAAGGCTCGAGAGAACATCTCTGACCCCTTGTCCCCACTCAGAACCACTTTTGTCTACCGCATGACTGACCT CTGCAAAAAATGTGATCCTGTGGAAATTGAGCTGGGTGGTGAGATATACAAGGCCCAGCAAAGCACCTCCTGTGATGAATCTGAAACCTGCTACACCTACAATCGGGACAAGTGCTACACTTCAAGCTTCCCATTCCTCTACCACGGAGAGACGAAAAACTTGCAAGCAGTTCTGACACCGGCATCCTGCTATGCTGATTAG
- the LOC115610654 gene encoding protein FAM47E-like isoform X1, whose translation MSYKGFQESRPRFCNSLTGQRWIFLKKGLDDFRDGFPPSPDNMLVNGRKQPVSITLENSTPKSLSRATWKRKNQCSRAQACLSKLSLLQQARKDYVAQIECCLSQHPLVCYPRLEKSISPKILREVAGVLDPCMTLKSKAGYSDYEQENQPSQEVLGHMEDMQSKVTASKTQVHGKESQGKAPYAKLPKKAAARIKEATLTDFVSPDEHVKRATKHFCHWVMSLGGGNWNIDEDTLTSLLNASCEREATVPLPFSAVKFINMETKQFKSQDISPPQLAVRSSHYLRSLPCQVKFPSQTKWEKTRYGAWYLNPKTWRKQKANEPLKAPEATINSLGSAKNWSEKEMEVTQLYSAQAFKEFLERKGLRQPLFLWKMVAGENYSRAPEESTKACKKVSKEIRQNKRRLFHDHELIQISKLS comes from the exons ATGTCTTATAAGGgctttcaagaaagcagacCAAGATTCTGCAACTCACTTACTGGTCAGCGCTGGATATTCCTGAAGAAAGGTCTAGATGACTTCAGAGATGGCTTTCCTCCTTCACCTGATAACATGCTTGTTAATGGCAGAAAGCAGCCTGTCTCAATTACCCTTGAGAACAGCACACCAAAATCTTTGTCCAGAGCaacatggaagagaaagaacCAGTGCAGCAGAGCGCAGGCCTGTCTTTCCAAGCTCAGCCTGCTGCAGCAAGCCAGGAAGGATTATGTTGCACAGATAGAGTGCTGTCTGAGCCAGCATCCTTTAGTGTGCTACCCACGCTTGGAAAAAAGCATCTCCCCAAAG ATCTTGAGAGAGGTTGCAGGTGTCCTGGATCCTTGCATGACACTGAAGAGTAAGGCTGGTTACAGTGACTATGAACAGGAGAACCAACCCAGTCAGGAGGTGCTGGGTCATATGGAGGACATGCAAAGCAAAGTAACAGCTTCCAAGACACAAGTACA TGGCAAGGAGTCTCAAGGCAAAGCCCCATATGCAAAGCTTCccaagaaggcagcagcaagaaTAAAGGAGGCCACACTGACTGACTTTGTTTCCCCTGATGAACATGTAAAGCGAGCAACCAAGCATTTTTGTCACTGGGTTATGTCTTTG GGTGGAGGGAACTGGAATATTGATGAAGATACCCTCACAAGCTTGCTCAACGCCAGCTGTGAAAGGGAGGCCACTGTCCCTTTACCTTTCAGTGCTGTGAAATTCATCAACATGGAAACAAAGCAGTTCAAGAGCCAGGACATTTCACCTCCCCAGTTAGCTGTCAGGAGTTCTCACTACCTAAGGAGCCTGCCCTGCCAGGTTAAG ttccCTTCCCAAACAAAATGGGAGAAGACCAGGTATGGAGCATGGTATCTCAATCCTAAAacatggagaaaacagaaagcaaatgaaccATTAAAAGCTCCAGAGGCCACAATCAATAGCCTTGGGAGTGCAAAGAACTGGTCTGAAAAG GAGATGGAAGTCACACAGCTCTACAGTGCACAGGCCTTTAAGGAATTCCTGGAAAGAAAGGGCCTCAGACAGCCTTTG ttcctTTGGAAAATGGTGGCTGGGGAAAATTATAGTAGAGCTCCAGAGGAATCAACCAAAGCTTGCAAGAAAGTGTCTAAAGAGATACgacaaaataaaagaaggctCTTTCATGACCATGAATTAATACAGATTTCTAAATTGTCTTAA
- the LOC115610654 gene encoding protein FAM47E-like isoform X2 — translation MSYKGFQESRPRFCNSLTGQRWIFLKKGLDDFRDGFPPSPDNMLVNGRKQPVSITLENSTPKSLSRATWKRKNQCSRAQACLSKLSLLQQARKDYVAQIECCLSQHPLVCYPRLEKSISPKILREVAGVLDPCMTLKSKAGYSDYEQENQPSQEVLGHMEDMQSKVTASKTQVHGKESQGKAPYAKLPKKAAARIKEATLTDFVSPDEHVKRATKHFCHWVMSLGGGNWNIDEDTLTSLLNASCEREATVPLPFSAVKFINMETKQFKSQDISPPQLAVRSSHYLRSLPCQVKFPSQTKWEKTRYGAWYLNPKTWRKQKANEPLKAPEATINSLGSAKNWSEKEMEVTQLYSAQAFKEFLERKGLRQPLA, via the exons ATGTCTTATAAGGgctttcaagaaagcagacCAAGATTCTGCAACTCACTTACTGGTCAGCGCTGGATATTCCTGAAGAAAGGTCTAGATGACTTCAGAGATGGCTTTCCTCCTTCACCTGATAACATGCTTGTTAATGGCAGAAAGCAGCCTGTCTCAATTACCCTTGAGAACAGCACACCAAAATCTTTGTCCAGAGCaacatggaagagaaagaacCAGTGCAGCAGAGCGCAGGCCTGTCTTTCCAAGCTCAGCCTGCTGCAGCAAGCCAGGAAGGATTATGTTGCACAGATAGAGTGCTGTCTGAGCCAGCATCCTTTAGTGTGCTACCCACGCTTGGAAAAAAGCATCTCCCCAAAG ATCTTGAGAGAGGTTGCAGGTGTCCTGGATCCTTGCATGACACTGAAGAGTAAGGCTGGTTACAGTGACTATGAACAGGAGAACCAACCCAGTCAGGAGGTGCTGGGTCATATGGAGGACATGCAAAGCAAAGTAACAGCTTCCAAGACACAAGTACA TGGCAAGGAGTCTCAAGGCAAAGCCCCATATGCAAAGCTTCccaagaaggcagcagcaagaaTAAAGGAGGCCACACTGACTGACTTTGTTTCCCCTGATGAACATGTAAAGCGAGCAACCAAGCATTTTTGTCACTGGGTTATGTCTTTG GGTGGAGGGAACTGGAATATTGATGAAGATACCCTCACAAGCTTGCTCAACGCCAGCTGTGAAAGGGAGGCCACTGTCCCTTTACCTTTCAGTGCTGTGAAATTCATCAACATGGAAACAAAGCAGTTCAAGAGCCAGGACATTTCACCTCCCCAGTTAGCTGTCAGGAGTTCTCACTACCTAAGGAGCCTGCCCTGCCAGGTTAAG ttccCTTCCCAAACAAAATGGGAGAAGACCAGGTATGGAGCATGGTATCTCAATCCTAAAacatggagaaaacagaaagcaaatgaaccATTAAAAGCTCCAGAGGCCACAATCAATAGCCTTGGGAGTGCAAAGAACTGGTCTGAAAAG GAGATGGAAGTCACACAGCTCTACAGTGCACAGGCCTTTAAGGAATTCCTGGAAAGAAAGGGCCTCAGACAGCCTTTG GCTTAG